Proteins encoded by one window of Massilia sp. NR 4-1:
- a CDS encoding ferritin-like protein translates to MIRLHRNYVRAVRQARAAQDLFGPLQNAIELEHSTIPPYFTATASLVAGKNEAIAGLIRAITMQEMLHMCIASNILIAIGGQPQINRPGFVPEYPGPLPMHIGGPDFTVGIEAFSRDLVKQVFMQIEEPEQPIPVREKAEIEPEYETIGAFYRALQAKIVELGDGIFEPSSLPRQVVQGNWFPPDQLFAITGADSAVRAIDIIVLQGEGSSSSPYESPDVLAHFYRFGEIHAGRALVKTADGYAYAGAPIPFDDNGVYPLRPNCKLAQFTPGTQAHTRLAQFIYSYNSLLNALHTCFNGQPGRLDAAIGLMYSLRIEAVALVQTPVAPGSAQNVGPSFEYMQT, encoded by the coding sequence ATGATCCGGCTACACCGCAACTATGTGCGCGCCGTGCGCCAGGCACGCGCGGCCCAGGACTTGTTTGGCCCGCTGCAAAACGCCATCGAGCTGGAACACTCCACCATTCCGCCGTATTTCACGGCCACCGCCTCCCTGGTGGCGGGCAAGAACGAGGCCATTGCCGGCTTGATCCGCGCCATCACCATGCAGGAGATGCTGCATATGTGCATCGCCAGCAATATCCTGATCGCCATCGGCGGCCAGCCGCAGATCAACCGGCCAGGCTTCGTGCCGGAATATCCCGGCCCGCTGCCCATGCATATCGGCGGCCCCGATTTCACGGTCGGCATCGAGGCGTTTTCGCGCGATCTGGTCAAGCAGGTCTTCATGCAGATCGAGGAACCGGAACAGCCGATTCCCGTGCGCGAAAAGGCGGAGATCGAGCCCGAGTACGAAACCATCGGCGCTTTCTATCGCGCCTTGCAAGCCAAGATCGTGGAACTGGGCGACGGTATTTTCGAACCATCCTCGTTGCCGCGCCAGGTGGTGCAGGGCAACTGGTTCCCGCCCGACCAGCTGTTTGCCATCACGGGTGCGGACAGCGCGGTGCGCGCCATCGACATCATCGTGCTGCAAGGGGAGGGCAGCAGCAGCTCGCCCTACGAAAGCCCGGACGTGCTGGCCCACTTCTACCGCTTCGGCGAAATCCACGCCGGCCGCGCGCTGGTGAAAACGGCAGACGGCTATGCCTATGCCGGCGCGCCCATCCCCTTCGACGACAACGGCGTCTATCCGCTGCGGCCGAACTGCAAGCTGGCCCAGTTCACGCCGGGCACGCAGGCGCATACGCGGCTGGCGCAATTCATCTACAGCTACAACAGCCTGCTGAACGCTCTGCATACCTGCTTTAACGGCCAGCCCGGGCGGCTCGACGCCGCCATTGGCCTGATGTACAGCCTGCGCATCGAGGCCGTGGCCCTGGTGCAAACCCCTGTCGCGCCGGGCAGCGCGCAGAACGTTGGACCCAGCTTCGAATACATGCAGACCTGA
- a CDS encoding UbiA family prenyltransferase: MSTLIRKTPALGVYLRLGRVSNLPTVWTNVLAGTVLGGGSAAAFQPRTALVMAAISAFYLAGMYLNDAFDRAIDARERPSRPIPAGEISAAAVFCTGFALLALGLFGLALCGAAPVLSGCALAACILLYDVWHKGNPASPLVMGVCRALVYLAAGAAAAAPQELPGAALAAAGMAVLAHVAGLTYAAKQESLDRLERLWPLAVLAIAPLAYAPAALDMLAQPGSAGMAAAMLLALLAADVLAVRLLHRRAARGDVGRAVAQLIAAISLLDGLILAVAGAPLPLLAACVAAYGATRLLQRVIPGT; encoded by the coding sequence ATGAGTACCCTGATCCGTAAAACGCCGGCCCTGGGCGTCTATCTGCGCCTGGGACGGGTCTCGAATCTGCCCACGGTCTGGACCAATGTGCTGGCCGGAACGGTGCTGGGCGGCGGCAGCGCGGCGGCCTTCCAGCCGCGCACGGCGCTGGTGATGGCCGCCATCTCGGCCTTTTACCTGGCCGGCATGTATTTGAACGATGCCTTCGACCGCGCCATCGACGCGCGCGAACGCCCCAGCAGGCCGATCCCGGCGGGCGAGATCAGCGCCGCTGCGGTGTTCTGCACGGGTTTTGCGCTGCTGGCATTGGGCTTGTTCGGCCTGGCCCTGTGCGGTGCCGCGCCGGTGCTGAGTGGCTGCGCGCTGGCGGCCTGCATCCTGCTGTACGACGTTTGGCACAAGGGCAATCCGGCCAGCCCTCTGGTCATGGGCGTGTGCCGCGCCCTGGTGTATTTGGCAGCCGGGGCGGCGGCGGCCGCGCCGCAAGAGTTGCCTGGTGCGGCGCTGGCGGCGGCCGGCATGGCCGTGCTGGCCCATGTGGCGGGCCTGACCTATGCCGCCAAACAGGAAAGCCTGGACCGGCTGGAGCGGCTTTGGCCGCTGGCCGTGCTGGCCATTGCGCCGCTGGCGTATGCACCGGCCGCGCTGGACATGTTGGCGCAGCCCGGCAGTGCGGGGATGGCCGCCGCAATGCTATTGGCCTTGCTAGCGGCCGATGTGCTGGCCGTGCGCCTGCTGCACCGCCGTGCCGCGCGCGGCGATGTGGGGCGGGCGGTGGCGCAGTTGATTGCCGCCATTTCCCTGCTCGATGGCCTGATCCTGGCGGTAGCCGGCGCGCCTTTGCCGCTGTTGGCGGCCTGCGTGGCGGCGTATGGCGCGACCCGCCTGCTGCAGCGCGTGATTCCGGGTACATGA
- the eboE gene encoding metabolite traffic protein EboE: MRMSVGSGLTTLCYCSNIHAGESWQEVSDSLEEYIPAVRAGLEEGALLAPGQAFGVGLRLSAQAVATLDTEAALSAFQSQLDRLHAYVSTINAFPYGQFHGTRVKEKVYLPDWRSAERLDYTASAARILARLLAPGEAGSISTVPGGWRHGLDADGIGLMARQLQQAVVMLRDLEASAGRCVVLALEPEPACLLENTDDVLDFFQRHLLNAQACTRLAGLAGVSMAQAEALTRRHLGICYDVCHAAVGFEEPAAALARLAEAGIAVPKLQLSSALRIPAMRADLLPELAALEQGVYLHQVVVQGQGRQHYGDLPEALAAFARGAARGEWRIHCHVPVFLAAGGVFASTQAQLRAALAALPAMARLPLLEVETYTWDVLPSAFRPVSKAAAIAGELAFIIEELRA, encoded by the coding sequence ATGCGCATGAGCGTGGGTTCGGGACTGACGACGCTGTGCTATTGCAGCAATATCCATGCGGGCGAAAGCTGGCAGGAGGTGAGCGACAGCCTGGAGGAATACATTCCGGCGGTGCGCGCCGGACTGGAGGAAGGTGCGCTGCTGGCGCCCGGCCAGGCTTTCGGTGTCGGTCTGCGTCTGTCGGCCCAGGCCGTGGCCACGCTGGATACGGAAGCGGCGTTGTCCGCTTTCCAATCGCAATTGGACCGGCTGCACGCCTATGTCTCCACCATCAATGCTTTCCCCTACGGCCAATTCCACGGCACCCGCGTCAAAGAGAAGGTCTATCTGCCCGATTGGCGCAGCGCGGAGCGCCTGGACTATACGGCCAGCGCGGCGCGCATTCTGGCGCGGCTGCTGGCGCCTGGCGAAGCGGGCAGCATTTCCACCGTCCCCGGAGGCTGGCGACATGGCCTGGATGCGGACGGTATCGGCCTGATGGCGCGCCAGCTGCAGCAGGCTGTCGTCATGCTGCGCGATCTGGAAGCGTCGGCCGGCCGCTGCGTGGTCCTGGCGCTGGAGCCGGAACCGGCCTGTCTGCTGGAGAACACCGATGATGTGCTGGACTTCTTCCAGCGCCATCTGTTGAATGCGCAAGCCTGCACCCGGCTGGCCGGCCTGGCCGGCGTGAGCATGGCGCAGGCCGAGGCGCTGACCCGCCGCCATCTCGGCATCTGCTACGACGTCTGCCATGCGGCGGTCGGTTTCGAGGAGCCCGCCGCCGCCCTGGCACGGCTGGCGGAAGCCGGCATCGCCGTGCCCAAGCTGCAGCTCTCCAGCGCCTTGCGCATTCCCGCCATGCGGGCCGACCTGTTGCCTGAGCTGGCGGCACTGGAGCAAGGCGTCTACCTGCACCAGGTGGTGGTGCAAGGCCAGGGCCGGCAGCACTACGGCGACCTGCCCGAAGCGTTGGCGGCCTTTGCGCGCGGAGCGGCGCGGGGCGAATGGCGCATCCATTGTCATGTGCCGGTGTTCCTGGCCGCCGGCGGCGTTTTCGCATCCACCCAGGCACAGCTGCGGGCGGCGCTGGCGGCCTTGCCCGCCATGGCGCGTCTGCCGCTGCTGGAAGTGGAAACCTATACCTGGGATGTTCTGCCGTCGGCCTTCCGCCCTGTGTCCAAGGCGGCGGCGATCGCCGGCGAGCTGGCTTTCATTATCGAGGAATTGCGAGCATGA
- a CDS encoding 3-dehydroquinate synthase, whose amino-acid sequence MKAADAADGEEWQQHGFSVEYVLPLIFTRDAFDPANPNLRRLLALREPQRRHRMAVFADAGLLRAQPALPARIAAYAAAHADGIELAGEVVSVPGGEACKNDPHLLESLLAALAARRIDRHSYAVAIGGGAVLDAVGYAAAIFHRGVRHIRFPSTVLAQGDSGVGVKNALNWQGQKNLVGTFSPPWGVINDAAFIDLLPLREKRAGLAEAVKVALIRDRDFFYDIEEDAAALAAGDAAPLTALIRRSAELHMRQISRGGDPFERGSARPLDFGHWAAHKLERLSGHALSHGEAVAIGIALDARYSVLAGLLAPGAELRIHRLLARLGFRLWHPLLLARTAQGGLAVLAGLDEFREHLGGELSVTLLAAIGVGVEAHAMDPRLVLSAAAWLQEQEGGLACA is encoded by the coding sequence TTGAAGGCGGCGGACGCCGCCGATGGGGAGGAATGGCAGCAGCACGGCTTCAGCGTTGAATACGTGCTGCCGCTGATCTTCACGCGCGATGCCTTCGACCCCGCCAATCCGAACCTGAGGCGTCTGCTGGCCCTGCGTGAGCCGCAGCGGCGGCACCGCATGGCGGTGTTTGCCGATGCCGGGCTGCTGCGGGCGCAGCCCGCGCTGCCGGCGCGCATCGCGGCATATGCGGCGGCCCATGCCGACGGCATCGAGCTGGCGGGCGAGGTGGTGAGCGTGCCTGGCGGCGAGGCCTGCAAGAACGATCCGCACCTGCTGGAAAGCCTGCTGGCGGCGCTGGCGGCACGCCGCATCGACCGCCATTCCTATGCCGTGGCCATCGGCGGCGGCGCGGTGCTCGACGCGGTGGGTTATGCCGCCGCCATTTTTCACCGGGGCGTGCGCCATATCCGCTTTCCCAGCACGGTGCTGGCCCAGGGCGACAGCGGGGTCGGCGTGAAGAATGCGCTGAACTGGCAGGGACAGAAGAATCTGGTCGGCACTTTCAGCCCGCCCTGGGGCGTGATCAACGACGCCGCCTTCATCGATCTGCTGCCCTTGCGCGAAAAGCGCGCCGGCCTGGCCGAAGCGGTCAAGGTGGCGCTGATACGCGACCGCGATTTCTTTTACGATATCGAGGAGGACGCTGCGGCGTTGGCGGCCGGCGATGCCGCGCCGCTGACGGCCCTGATCCGCCGCAGCGCCGAACTGCATATGCGCCAGATCAGCCGGGGCGGCGATCCCTTCGAGCGCGGCTCGGCGCGGCCGTTGGATTTCGGCCACTGGGCGGCGCACAAGCTGGAGCGGCTGAGCGGGCATGCGCTGTCGCATGGCGAAGCGGTCGCCATCGGCATCGCGCTCGACGCGCGCTACTCGGTGCTGGCCGGTCTGCTGGCGCCGGGCGCGGAGCTGCGCATCCACCGCCTGCTGGCGCGGCTGGGCTTTCGTCTGTGGCATCCGCTGCTGCTGGCGCGCACGGCGCAGGGCGGCCTGGCCGTGCTGGCGGGGCTGGATGAGTTCCGCGAGCATCTGGGCGGGGAACTCAGCGTCACGCTGCTGGCGGCCATCGGTGTAGGGGTGGAGGCGCATGCCATGGACCCGCGCCTGGTGCTGTCCGCCGCCGCCTGGCTGCAGGAACAAGAAGGAGGGCTGGCATGCGCATGA
- a CDS encoding nucleotide pyrophosphatase/phosphodiesterase family protein has protein sequence MQPLLILNIVGLTPRLLGPYTPRLSAFAARGALRHMSSAAPGLTCTVQSNLLTGSTPQQHGIVGNGWYFRDTAEIGFWRQSNRLVAGEKIWDAGKQRDPRFSCANLCWWYNMAASHDVGLTPRPIYKADGQKLPDCYTKPAAWRDELQWELGPFPLFQFWGPATSIASSRWIAGAARLALRTYDPTLSLVYLPHLDYDLQRHGPDPSHPAVRRSLAEIDRVAGELIAHAEAAGRRVLLLSEYGITAADRPVHLNRHLRAAGLLAVRTEDGGELLDPIASDAFAVADHQIAHVYVADAARIDAVQRLLAAVPGVEAVLRGPQRARLGLDHARSGELVVLADARSWFSYYYWLDDRRAPDFARTVDIHRKPGYDPAELFFDRQLPYPKLTVLHRLLQRKLGLRALMDVIGLDATLVKGSHGRPPDDPDDGALIVADHPDALPAGIIAAEAVKALALDMIFAPAAQRPQAMPERQAEAVES, from the coding sequence ATGCAGCCCTTGCTGATCCTGAATATCGTTGGATTGACGCCGCGCCTGCTGGGGCCATACACCCCGCGTCTGAGCGCCTTTGCCGCGCGCGGCGCACTGCGCCATATGAGCAGTGCCGCGCCAGGATTGACCTGCACCGTGCAGTCCAATCTGCTGACCGGCAGCACGCCGCAGCAGCACGGCATCGTCGGCAACGGCTGGTATTTCCGCGACACTGCCGAAATCGGATTCTGGCGCCAGTCCAACCGCCTGGTGGCGGGCGAGAAGATCTGGGACGCCGGCAAGCAACGCGACCCGCGCTTCAGCTGCGCCAATCTGTGCTGGTGGTACAACATGGCGGCCAGCCATGACGTCGGGCTCACGCCGCGCCCCATCTACAAGGCCGATGGCCAGAAGCTGCCCGACTGCTACACCAAGCCGGCCGCCTGGCGCGACGAACTGCAATGGGAGCTTGGCCCCTTCCCCCTGTTCCAGTTTTGGGGACCGGCCACCTCGATCGCCTCCAGCCGCTGGATCGCCGGCGCGGCCCGCCTCGCCCTGCGCACATACGATCCGACCCTGAGCCTGGTCTATCTGCCGCACCTCGATTACGATCTGCAGCGCCACGGCCCCGATCCCAGCCATCCGGCCGTGCGCCGCTCGCTGGCCGAGATCGACCGCGTGGCGGGCGAGCTGATTGCGCATGCCGAAGCTGCCGGCAGGCGCGTGCTGCTGCTGTCGGAATACGGCATCACGGCCGCCGACCGGCCGGTGCACCTGAACCGCCATTTGCGCGCAGCCGGCCTGCTGGCGGTGCGCACCGAGGATGGCGGCGAACTGCTGGACCCGATCGCCTCGGATGCCTTTGCCGTGGCCGACCATCAGATCGCCCATGTGTATGTGGCCGATGCCGCGCGCATCGACGCCGTACAGCGCCTGCTGGCCGCCGTGCCGGGCGTGGAGGCCGTGCTGCGCGGTCCCCAGCGCGCCAGGCTGGGACTGGACCACGCGCGTTCCGGCGAACTGGTGGTGCTGGCCGATGCGCGTTCCTGGTTCAGCTACTACTACTGGCTGGACGACCGCCGCGCGCCCGACTTCGCGCGCACCGTCGATATCCACCGCAAGCCCGGTTACGATCCGGCCGAATTGTTCTTCGACCGCCAACTGCCCTATCCCAAACTGACGGTGCTGCACCGCCTCTTGCAGCGCAAGCTGGGGCTGCGCGCGCTGATGGATGTGATCGGCCTCGATGCAACGCTGGTCAAAGGCTCGCACGGCCGCCCGCCCGACGATCCCGATGATGGTGCGCTCATCGTCGCCGACCATCCAGACGCCCTGCCCGCCGGCATCATCGCGGCGGAAGCGGTCAAGGCGCTGGCCCTCGACATGATTTTCGCACCCGCAGCGCAAAGGCCGCAGGCCATGCCGGAGCGGCAGGCGGAGGCTGTCGAATCCTGA
- a CDS encoding S8 family serine peptidase — protein MAKNSEIGAAPQDQPAAAAASDGARSVKPRKAQYLVASRSLPALQTLGLQPFSFNVVEEALRAAPDIDVVDTLGPKTAIGAFADGLGTSPTVLVTRMSDQKAFALHQQAQGRLIVEPDQHLSLHEPAFQGPYLVTGVTPSGGAVLSTTIIVVDPNNQPVAGADVSLYGSLLPASGTTDARGQVVLSLFGETPDSLRGLYVKPKSDYWSFYQQNPDISTSNANVVLVQPLSAWPQLSNFPQRQVLGWGQKAMRLDQLPDQYRGQGIKVAVIDSGAAALTHADLKQIRYGFDILNKKDHPDTWTDDVISHGSHCAGVIAGANNGQGVRGFAPDAEIHVCKLFPGGQISQLIDALEYCIEKQIDVVNLSLGGAEPSEALEQQILRAKRAGIACIVAAGNSGGAVQYPASSPNVLAVAAIGKLGEFPSDSGHSQTISKFVDADGHFAAKFSCFGPEVAVCAPGVAITSSVPGNNYAVWDGTSMAAPHITGLAALVLAHHPDFQGAYKSRGPERVERLFQIIKSASRRLYLGDAGRTGFGLPDTLFALGLQTPAGTGQTLAAPAAGARVQAPVAQPQVTAEQVFASQAWNPLLAPLGGQLGGLVGGQFGGRGQLGQIGRPSGLGGLDPSYALYLNTLLAQSQFGGNPGLFN, from the coding sequence ATGGCAAAGAATTCAGAAATTGGCGCCGCCCCGCAGGACCAGCCGGCCGCTGCCGCCGCCAGCGACGGCGCGCGCAGCGTCAAGCCACGCAAGGCGCAATACCTGGTCGCATCGCGCAGCCTGCCGGCCCTCCAGACCCTGGGCCTGCAGCCTTTTTCCTTCAATGTGGTCGAAGAGGCGCTGCGCGCCGCCCCCGATATCGACGTGGTCGATACGCTGGGGCCGAAAACGGCCATCGGCGCGTTTGCCGATGGCCTGGGCACCAGTCCGACCGTGCTGGTGACCAGGATGAGCGACCAGAAAGCGTTTGCCCTGCACCAGCAGGCGCAGGGCCGTCTGATCGTCGAACCGGACCAGCATCTGAGTCTGCATGAACCGGCTTTCCAGGGGCCGTACCTGGTGACGGGCGTGACGCCGAGCGGCGGCGCGGTGCTGTCCACCACGATTATCGTGGTCGATCCGAATAACCAGCCGGTGGCCGGCGCCGACGTGTCGCTGTACGGCAGCCTGCTGCCGGCGAGCGGCACGACCGATGCGCGCGGCCAGGTGGTGCTCAGCCTTTTCGGCGAAACGCCGGATTCGCTCCGCGGCCTGTATGTGAAGCCGAAAAGCGATTACTGGAGCTTCTACCAGCAAAATCCCGACATCAGCACCAGCAACGCGAATGTGGTCCTGGTGCAGCCGCTGTCCGCCTGGCCGCAGCTGTCCAACTTCCCGCAACGCCAGGTGCTGGGCTGGGGACAGAAGGCCATGCGCCTCGACCAGTTGCCCGACCAGTACCGCGGCCAGGGCATCAAGGTGGCCGTGATCGATTCCGGTGCGGCAGCCTTGACCCACGCCGATCTGAAGCAGATCCGCTATGGCTTCGACATCCTGAACAAGAAGGACCATCCCGATACCTGGACCGACGACGTCATTTCCCACGGCTCGCACTGCGCCGGCGTGATCGCGGGCGCCAACAACGGCCAGGGCGTGCGCGGCTTTGCGCCTGACGCGGAAATCCATGTGTGCAAACTGTTCCCCGGCGGCCAGATCAGCCAGCTGATCGATGCGCTCGAATACTGCATCGAGAAGCAGATCGATGTGGTCAATCTCAGCCTGGGCGGGGCCGAACCGTCCGAGGCGCTGGAGCAGCAGATCCTGCGCGCCAAGCGGGCCGGCATCGCGTGCATTGTGGCGGCCGGCAATTCGGGCGGGGCGGTGCAGTATCCTGCCTCCTCGCCCAATGTGCTGGCGGTCGCCGCCATCGGCAAGCTGGGCGAATTCCCCTCCGACAGCGGCCATTCCCAGACCATCAGCAAGTTCGTCGATGCGGATGGCCATTTCGCCGCCAAATTCAGCTGCTTCGGTCCCGAAGTCGCGGTGTGCGCGCCGGGTGTTGCCATCACGTCCTCGGTGCCGGGCAATAATTATGCGGTATGGGACGGCACCTCGATGGCGGCGCCCCACATCACCGGCCTGGCGGCACTGGTGCTGGCCCACCATCCGGATTTCCAGGGCGCCTATAAGAGCCGTGGCCCGGAGCGTGTGGAGCGCCTGTTCCAGATCATCAAGTCCGCCAGCCGCCGCCTGTATCTGGGCGATGCCGGACGCACCGGTTTTGGCCTGCCCGATACCCTGTTCGCCCTCGGCCTGCAAACGCCGGCCGGGACCGGCCAGACTCTGGCCGCGCCAGCTGCGGGCGCGCGTGTCCAGGCTCCGGTGGCGCAGCCGCAGGTGACGGCAGAACAGGTCTTCGCCAGCCAGGCCTGGAATCCGCTGCTGGCGCCATTGGGCGGACAACTGGGAGGACTGGTGGGCGGGCAATTCGGCGGAAGGGGGCAGCTGGGACAAATCGGACGGCCAAGCGGATTGGGCGGCCTGGACCCGTCCTATGCCTTGTACCTCAATACGCTGCTGGCGCAATCCCAGTTTGGCGGGAACCCTGGCTTGTTCAACTGA
- a CDS encoding PLP-dependent aminotransferase family protein, translated as MKLYETLAAEVESQVERGVLLEGEKLPSVRQTSQHRNLSVSTVLRAYSLLESRGVIESRPQSGFFVRGRPGATARPAVQAPALVLSSEVDVSRLVLSTLRSIRSEGAVALGSPYPDPAPFPWTRISQYANAIARRSRNWSVMDDLPPGNPELIRQIARRHMENGMAVDPSEIIVTVGATEAINLCLQAVARPGDVIAVESPTFYAMLHAIERMGMRALEVPTDAREGISIEALRAILDQQRVAACMVMPNFQNPLGFLMSDQRKRELVALLAEHDIPVIENAVYNELYYGDSHPTSLKAYDSKGLVLHCSSFSKSLTANYRIGWALPGRYTAQVEKLKFLNTLTTPSLPQLAIADYLQRDGYDRHLRQVRKGYAQRARMMAAAVLRFFPAGTRVSEPQGGYVLWIELPQGVDAMKLYARALERKITVGPGHMFSASGSYSHYIRLNYSYPWSKDIEDALRILGRLVGDLL; from the coding sequence ATGAAACTGTATGAAACACTCGCTGCCGAGGTGGAAAGCCAGGTCGAACGCGGCGTGCTGCTGGAAGGCGAGAAGCTGCCTTCGGTGCGCCAGACCAGCCAGCATCGCAACCTCAGCGTCAGCACTGTGCTGCGCGCCTATTCCCTGCTGGAGAGCCGGGGCGTCATCGAAAGCCGCCCGCAATCGGGATTCTTCGTGCGCGGCAGGCCGGGCGCCACAGCGCGTCCGGCCGTGCAAGCGCCCGCGCTGGTGCTGTCGTCGGAGGTGGACGTGAGCCGCCTGGTGCTGTCGACACTGCGCAGCATCCGCAGCGAGGGCGCGGTGGCGCTGGGTTCACCGTATCCCGATCCCGCTCCCTTTCCCTGGACGCGCATCAGCCAGTACGCCAACGCCATCGCCCGCCGCAGCCGGAACTGGAGCGTGATGGACGACCTGCCGCCGGGGAATCCAGAACTGATCCGCCAGATTGCGCGCCGCCATATGGAAAACGGCATGGCGGTAGATCCGTCCGAGATCATCGTGACGGTGGGTGCGACGGAAGCGATCAATCTCTGCCTGCAGGCGGTGGCGCGGCCGGGCGACGTCATCGCCGTCGAATCGCCCACTTTTTACGCCATGCTGCACGCTATCGAGCGTATGGGCATGCGCGCGCTGGAAGTGCCGACCGATGCGCGCGAAGGCATCAGCATCGAAGCGCTACGCGCCATCCTGGACCAGCAGCGCGTGGCAGCCTGTATGGTGATGCCGAATTTCCAGAATCCGCTGGGCTTTCTGATGTCCGACCAGCGCAAGCGCGAGCTGGTGGCGCTGCTGGCCGAGCACGATATTCCGGTGATCGAAAACGCGGTCTACAACGAGCTGTATTACGGCGACAGCCATCCCACTTCGCTCAAGGCTTACGACAGCAAGGGGCTGGTGCTGCACTGCTCGTCCTTCTCCAAAAGCCTGACGGCGAACTACCGCATCGGCTGGGCGCTGCCGGGCCGCTATACGGCGCAGGTGGAAAAGCTCAAGTTCCTCAACACGCTGACCACGCCGTCGCTGCCGCAACTGGCCATCGCCGACTATTTGCAGCGCGACGGCTACGACCGCCATTTGCGCCAGGTGCGCAAGGGCTACGCGCAGCGGGCGCGCATGATGGCGGCGGCCGTGCTGCGCTTTTTCCCGGCCGGCACACGCGTATCCGAGCCGCAGGGCGGCTACGTTCTGTGGATCGAGCTGCCGCAAGGTGTCGACGCCATGAAGCTGTACGCGCGGGCGCTGGAACGCAAGATCACGGTCGGCCCCGGCCATATGTTCTCCGCCAGCGGCAGTTACAGCCACTACATCCGGCTCAATTACAGCTATCCCTGGTCGAAGGACATCGAGGATGCGCTGCGCATCCTGGGCCGCCTGGTCGGCGACCTGTTGTAG
- a CDS encoding ferritin-like protein, which translates to MMRISEKHIKALRRAESVDQVQSALASAIQLELATIPVYLTGLFSLKQNANRQAAALVQSVVVEEMLHMTLVCNTLIAIGGRPEITAAGQGLYYPGPLPLNINDGLQVSLKALTPEQTESVFMAIEKPDYDGVLPGEDVEAAPASIPGEYASIGDFYKAIAEALARLVESGEPVFAEPKLDEQVDVSRWFPPITRLVRSESYDGKVSDLASAEAALGVIVVQGEGAQEGDGFTPIDSTDGAYAHYFKFGEIFHGKRLIENPSAPSGWSYAGEPVPLDEDMVFDLLPNAALSDYQSGTAAFFAAQQFYGSYMRLLGALDTVFHGEPEKLNDALGLMYEMKLVAQQVTRNPAGAAHPNRIAAPPFMLSHVQPKIGQEFN; encoded by the coding sequence ATGATGCGGATTAGCGAGAAACACATTAAGGCGCTGAGGCGCGCCGAGAGCGTCGACCAGGTGCAGAGCGCCCTGGCCAGCGCCATCCAGCTGGAACTGGCCACCATTCCGGTGTATCTGACCGGCCTGTTCTCGCTCAAGCAGAACGCCAACCGGCAAGCCGCCGCCCTGGTGCAGTCGGTGGTGGTGGAAGAAATGCTGCATATGACCCTGGTCTGCAATACCCTGATCGCCATCGGCGGCCGCCCGGAAATCACGGCGGCGGGCCAGGGCCTGTACTATCCGGGGCCGCTGCCGCTGAATATCAACGATGGCCTGCAGGTGTCGCTCAAGGCCCTGACGCCGGAGCAGACCGAGTCGGTCTTCATGGCCATCGAGAAGCCTGACTATGATGGCGTGCTGCCGGGCGAGGATGTGGAAGCGGCGCCGGCCAGCATCCCCGGCGAATATGCCTCGATCGGCGACTTTTATAAGGCCATCGCTGAGGCGCTGGCCCGGCTGGTGGAGAGCGGCGAACCGGTGTTCGCGGAACCGAAGCTGGACGAGCAGGTCGACGTCAGCCGCTGGTTCCCGCCGATCACCCGGCTCGTGCGCAGCGAGAGCTATGACGGCAAGGTGAGCGACTTGGCCTCGGCCGAAGCGGCCCTCGGCGTGATCGTGGTGCAGGGCGAGGGCGCCCAGGAAGGTGACGGTTTCACTCCCATCGACAGCACCGATGGGGCCTATGCCCACTACTTCAAATTCGGCGAAATTTTCCACGGCAAGCGCCTGATCGAGAATCCGTCCGCGCCGTCCGGCTGGTCGTACGCGGGCGAGCCGGTGCCGCTCGATGAAGACATGGTGTTCGATCTGCTGCCGAATGCCGCCCTGAGCGACTACCAGAGCGGCACCGCTGCCTTCTTCGCCGCCCAGCAGTTCTACGGCAGTTATATGCGGCTGCTGGGCGCCCTGGATACCGTCTTCCATGGCGAGCCGGAAAAGCTCAACGATGCGCTTGGCCTGATGTACGAAATGAAGCTGGTGGCGCAGCAGGTGACGCGCAATCCGGCCGGTGCGGCGCATCCCAACCGCATCGCGGCGCCGCCCTTCATGCTGTCGCACGTCCAGCCCAAGATCGGGCAGGAGTTCAATTGA